In the Colletotrichum lupini chromosome 4, complete sequence genome, GGTAGACAGACAAGAGGTCCTTTCCCCTTTCTTGTCCCAGTGGTTCCTCTTAAACTTGTCGCCAAGGCCTGGAGACAAAATAAGTAACTGAAGTGCCGCGCCAGTCGGGACCAGCTGGCAGTACTTTGCAGCTTGATTATCTAAGCAAATGCCAAGGGGTCGCTCTTCGGTGTTTCGCGCTCTCAGCCCGCCGGCCCATCACGTAACTTTCAGAAGTGAACCACCGAATCTCACCAGTTCATCTCACATCTCACTCTCATCTCACGTCCCCAATGTCCAGCGCTCAAGCAAACGAGACGACTTCGCTCTTGCCATCACGAAATACCCATCCCGATACCACCGCCGAGGAAACAGAAACAATGAGCAGCCAGGCCTTTTGGAGAGTCGGTGCCATCTTCGGCGCCACCGCCGTCGGTCTCGGAGCCTTCGGAGCCCACGGCCTGAAGAACCGCATCTCTGATCCCGCAAAGATTGCCAGCTGGTCCACCGCCGCTCACTATCAAGTGAGTTGCTCTCATCTTGTTTCACTTATCATCATCATTGAGATCAGTAGCTGACCCTAAGACAATCATTAGCTCGTCCATTCCGTTGCCATTCTCATCGCTCGATCCAACCCCCTCGCCGCCGGTCTTTTCACCGCCGGCGCGACCATGTTCAGCGGTAGCATCTACGCCCTTATCCTCAACCCTGATCTCAAGTTCCTCGGTCCCGTCACTCCAATTGGTGGCCTTGCTCTGATTGCTGGCTGGCTCGCCTTGGCTTTCACCAAGGGTCGCGTTCGTTTCTAAGCCTAAGCGCTTCCACTGAGATGAGGTCCATTGTTGTGCACTCAGTCTCCGACCCAGAGGAATGCAATTGACTCCATTCTTGTAATACTACCTGTACCATAGACACCTGAGTTGCTGCGCGCACCTTCGAATGCACATCCACTCCTCCTGAGACAGACTGTTCCTATTTGACTTATCATTCATGTCTTTACCCAAACCATGACTTTGATGGGCTCACGTGCCTTACGCGGGTACCTTCACGTCAGCTTCAACCCCTTCTCGTACGGACTTTCCAATCGAATATTAACAGGGGTAAGGGCCGTCAGTCGTTCATGCGTAGTTGCCGGGCGCCCTAACATGGAAGGGGTTGCTGTCAGCTTACCACAACCCCTGAGACTAAGAGCCGCCGGGGTAACACGGTCAGCCCTACGTGATATCGAATACAGGCTGCGCACCATCTTGTGTGAGGAAGAACTTCCGTTCAGCTTTCGCTAAACGTCTGACTAAGTTGAATTGGATAAATCGTACTCAAAGCAGCTTCACGGGGTTCATTCTTGGCATGGTTGCCTTTCTACATCGAGCATATTCGGTGATGACCCCTGTCCAGATGACGACGTTTGAGCCTGGGGAATTGGCTATTCATACTCAGGTGACATTTTCCGCCACCAAAATGACAAGTCGGGGATGATGGGGTTGAGAAAGGGGTCAGATATGTCCCATTCGGTTCTAAAAGGTACTCCTCTTCGCCTAGGAAAGAATGAGCATCTGACAAATCGTCTCTCGATCAATCGCGGCAAAGATCTATAAAGAGGCCCACAAAGGCAGATACCTGACAGAGCAATTACTGAGCTTTCTCTCATACCATTTCCAATTCCTCAAAAACAATAATCATGACCAATCATCAAACCTCACGCCCCAAGACCATGCGCGCCGTGGTCTGGGAAGGCAAACCCTATGAGATGGCTGTCAAAGCAGATATCCCACTCCCGCGTCTCGAGGAGCCAGAAGACGCCATCGTCCGCATTACCACATCTGCTATCTGCGGCACTGACCTTCACATCTACCATGGCATCATGTCCAGCGCCGAAGTGCCCTACCCCGTAGGCCACGAGGCTATGGGAATTGTCGAGGAAGTAGGGGATGCCGTCGACAATCTGCAAGTCGGTGATCGCGTTGTCGTCTTTGGCCTTCCCGAAGACGGTGTCATCGACACTGACAACCAGATCTTTCCTCAGCTTGGTGGATTCGGTCTTGGCAAAGACTTTGGCGACCTAGGTGGTCTCCAAGGTGGGTATCTGCGCCACTAATTACTACAAAAATATAGAATGAAACTAACTTTAATTCTAGCCGAGTACGTCCGCGTGCCCTTCGCTGACAGCTCCCTCATCAAGATTCCTAAAAAGCTCTCCGACAAGGAGTGGCTCTTCCTCAGCGACATCTTCCCCACCGCATGGGAAGGGCTGAACTGGTCGGGCTTCCAGCCAGGCGACTCCGTGGCTGTCTTTGGTGGCGGTCCCGTCGGCCTGCTCTGCGCCTATAGCGCCATCATTCGCGGTGCTAGCCTAGTCTACGTCGTGGACCACATTCCACAGCGCCTAGCCAAAGCCGCCAGCATCGGTGCCGTTCCCATCAACTTTACCAAGGGCGGTGCCTCGGCCTCGGAGCAGATATTGGCTCTCCGTCCCGGCGGCGTGAACCGTAGTGTCGACTGCTGCGGGCAGGAGTGCGTCAATGCCGAGCTGAAGCCGCAGCAAGATTACATCCTACGTGAAGCCATCGCCGTCACCTCTGTTGGCGGCGGGATCGGGATACCTGGCGTCTACTGGGCCCAGGAGAAGAGCGTGGGCGCGCCCAATGCAGATAAGATGAAGAAGAACCTCAGTCTACCGATGAGTGACTTTTGGATCAAGGCGCTGACGATGAAGAGCGGTATTGTTCAGGGGCAGCCGACGTTTGCTGCGCTAGTGAAGCTTGTCGAGAGCGGACAGGCTAGACCTGGTTTCATTGCTACGGCAGAGTACGACCTTGATGACGCTCCCAAGGCGTATAAGAGGTTTGATAAGAAGCTCGAAGTCAAAGTTTTGTTCCGTGGCGCTGGCAAGGAGGGGAGGGACGACTATGACTGGGATGAGGATGTGGAGTTGAAGAATCAGGGGGGCGCTGGAATGCGGTAAGCTTTATACCTGCGCTATGTTGGGACATGATACTCACGAAATGACAGGTCATCTGGGAGAGCCAAGAGAGCAAGATTGCTCTAGGATAAGCTCTTCTCTGGCGACGTAAGCTTGATGGAAGCTGGAATCTTCTCCATAAATAATGGTTGTCATTTTCAATGAATCGCAACAGGAGGAACCAGATAGTTTCATCGCAACGGTCCGCTGACTTCAATCTGAACGTCAAATTTCCCTCATACCTCTTTGCTGACCCTGAGACTTGTCCTATGGTATTCCTATTATGAATCCATACACGGTTCATCCAACTCGAGACCAGAGTTTTCACATTGTCAAAGACTTGTTGCGCTACTTCAACAAGTTGCATTGTGGCCCCTGCTTTCGAGTCAGAGGTTGGGTTTGCACCACTTACCTTGGTTGAGCTGAGGACTTGGGTGCCGCCACAATGGTATTTGCTATTACCTTGATGATACGGACCCATGATCACTCTGCAAACTTTGTCTCTCCATAATCTATTACCTTGAGAGCGAACTCGGGTGGCGCAAAGATTGATTTCCTGGTGTATAGATAGGCCCTCGACACTTGGACAGGGACAAGAATCGGTTCAGAGACCATCTCGCTGTTGTCATTCATGGAGACAAAAGCCTTGGCTTGATCTCTATCGTCTTCGATGATTCTACACTTCATGAATCCATTCTCTATTTCTTGCAAATCCTCTGATGAGCTGCAACGACCTGCTTTCACAACGCATATTTTAGTAGAAAGCCCCTCGACGGTAGACCTCGGTTCTCATTGCCCGAACGTACCTAACTAATGGTCATGTAGCTTTTCATTGCAGCGTTCTTCCCGTACTGATGGACTCCTCCTCTGAGACTCGCTCGGTTTTGAAGTACCGGAGCAATGACGGGCTATTTCAACGCTGGGGTATTTATACGGGACAGGTCGTAGGACCTAGACGAAGCCAGACTCGCACACAAACCTCTATCTTGCACCGACTTCCAACAGAACTCCTGTTTGAGATAATGGATCTCTTATCTCCAGATGATCTTTACTTTTTTCGACAGTCTTCGGCAATCTTTTTGCACGCCTTTTCCCACCGAACCTTTGCTAGATATCATAGTGAAGACTCATCTGCGGAGCCCGAAAGCAAGGACGTCGGAAAGTCCCTCATATCACGATTGATGACTGTCTTGATGGCCTGTCTACTGTTCTTGCGCCTGGCAGATTCGAAGAAACAGGCGGTATCTATCAAAGGACAAATTCAACAAAAGAGACAGATGCTGATGAGATTCGACGTTCGGCAGCTCTCGTACTCAGACAGAAAAGATTTTAGAGAGCGTGTCCGAAGGGGGGTTCTCTGCAAAGACTGCGCTTTGCGTGCGCCGAGAAGAAGATACAAAGGCTTAATCTGTATCGACGCCTTGTTCTGCCTATACTGCAGAACGAAGCACTTGAGATCTTGGTTCTCGGATGGAATGTCGACTCCAGAAACCCAGTTATGCATCCCACGGGAAGGGAAGCTAATTATCTGCCCACACTATCACCAGTCACTCAAAAAGATGTACAGGGACACACTTACAACAAGATTGGACTCCGATGATTATTACATTCAATTATTTGAATGCCAGCTATGCGCCCCGGTGTTCAAGCTTGGTGGCGGAATGGCCCCTGGCATTTACATGTCCCGTGGGACTTGGGTGCACGGTATTATCAAATACTATCAGCAACCCCTATTGATAGCACGATGGAAACTTCCCATCTGCAAGATCGGTCGAGGGGAGGTGCTCACCAAAGAGCGTCTTCAGCAATCTCTTCGGGGGCTACAGCCGCTCAGTCATTTTCTATGCCCTCACGTGGCTTTTGACGATACCTTTCTCATGCGGGCCTTCGAACAGGGATACTGTATCTGCTTTCAAAACCCCTCCGACCGGGGCAAGGTTTGGCACTGGCACAGTCCCGAAGTCTTAGGACTTTGCAGGTGCTGCGCGTGTCGTAATCGTTCTAACCCCGATTTGATGGGCAGATTCATGGCCGGCGGCAATGCATGTCGACATGTCGTCAGGTGCCCACGCTGCCCAACTGTTTATGAGTGGATTCTGGATGGGCGTCAGATCTTGCTTGAAAAGGAACAATCCGCTTTGCGTCTTTCCCTATCTCCTAACAGCGAGGGTAATTTCAGAGTTCGACCAAAGTTGGGCCAGCTGAGTCTAGAGAGTTGGATCAGGTGTCTTGACCCTTTGACATTCCGTGGCAATGAAGCCTCAAGGTTTCAGTTGTTTTGTATACGGGAAGGGTGTTCTAATGCTGTGCCTGAGATTTCGAGATGGGACAGTTTAGTTTGGGAAAGTCTCACCCCAATGATTATAGGAGACAATTGGGTATACTAGGATTGATTTACTTCATTTCATATCATCGCGCAACTTCAATGCTCGCCTATAAAGCAATCTTAGCTACATGTGTACTGCACACGTCTCACCATTCAACTGAAAGCGGGCTTCTGATCAGCACCCTTAACATCGACCAAGTACGAGACCCGATCCTTGCAGTAGAACTCAACGGCGGGCTTCCCTTCCAGGCTCGCCTTTCCCTCATCGAGACCACCGGCCTTGATGCACGTGACGTCGGCCATCAAGTCCAGCTCGGTATAAAGACTGGACCCGCAGTTGGAGCAGAAGAAGTGCCTGTTGTTCTTGCCCGAGTCGCCAGTGATGTCGTAGAATTTGGGCTCACCTAAATGACCGGGGTTTAGTGCATATTTAGGGAAGAATATTGGGGGAGCCTCTCGTACCTTGGGTGACCTTGAAAGATGTACGAGGAACGACGGCGTTGGAAGTGAAAGCTGAGCCGCTCCACTGTAATTCATTAGCTACATGTATGGACTTGATGAGAGTCCTGATATTGGGGTTTTCATACCTTTTGGCAATCTGTGCAGTGGCACAGGGCGGTGACTTGAGGGTCCTCTGCTTCTTATCAGCGTGGTTCACACGATGTTGCAATCGGGCCAGCCTACCAGTACTCTCGTACTTGATCGCCTTGCACATGCAGCTTCCCTTCAAACCCATTGTGTATAGTGACGTATGTACTGTTCAGTAATCAACGTGTAGAAAAAATGAGTAAAGGATGTAGTGAAGTTGAGATGTTTGGAACAGGCTGACTTTAACCGTTTGGGATGAGGGGGAATCTACAGTACAGAACGTCCGATCGCCGTTTTTATACGTGTTTGAGACTTTCGGCTAGCGTTAGTGCCGGCAACAAGGAAGCTGAGCtttctcctcttcctcctcctcttcttccctgTCTGTCATGATTAGAGCATTGGATAAGATGGAGATGTGCGGGGTTAGTTCGCTGGTTAAGGTAAGCACGGTAAGGTAATAGGCGCCGTGGGGAGATGCATGGACCCTTTTCCTTTCAATGCTGTTCAATTGCTCCATCTATCGGCCTCTTGATTAGATCTCCGCGGGGGCGTTAGGCGAATCAAACCTTAGGTTTTCTCCAGTTTGCCCTGTTTGCTGACAGATCACCGTGGGATGCTGGAATGACGTTGCTGTCAATCCAAGGGCGCAAAGGATCCAAGTATTCATACCGGGTTGGAATTTTTCCccctgtcggattggaagtccaattcgaccgcggcatacagccgactgcgcaggggccaattgggggccctatttacgattatcgtagccagcctaacctacggttagaacctcctttttatacctacgcagatatttatatagtttaattaatctcttcgttaactacggttcgaactaactactttataataaggatactaatactaattagtaattaaactttattattataaatcggtaaagtatctcgctatataaaaaagacgactttttaataccgcacgggataggagattcgtactaattaactttatagaagtagataaaaaaggaggtaattctcgaataccgcacggaattaagtaattatagccttttattatttataagaggtcgacgtttactacgttaaactacgttaattaatagaactacttaagtaactagccttttactatcgccccgagtagcttttttactaaacgacttttccgcGGCCGGCCCgtgattagaaattaattaaggaagctatttagagattataaaaagcacgaggcttaagaggctagaagtgtacgggatagtagaaattagtaactagtaaagatcccgagactaattactatatcttcttatagtaatataaacgtctattactactattattaaaaagaattactaaaacctacccttttttattaaataaaaaggaggatcttagtaagtataatagctagcgatctaaaaGGGCAATAGTAAttgctaaaaataataaaaacgagagtagtagcgagacggtaagaggaagtaggaatctcctagaccctaataaattcgttaagtagtaaaagtacggatttactataacCCGCGCGCaaattagatatatccccgttaaaattaaatacgctaataactattaatacgggtataaacTAGAGCAagccccttagtaagttagggtaaaaaagaagaggacgaaacccgatcttaaatagaatcctaatcccttataagtaagtaaatattaacccggactattaggggacgtagatatataaaatcgcagattagcctaataataagtaaattaacgcggtattaatctatttaactaaggtttataaaaaaaaagggctataggagtaacccctattttacgagatcgtaaacgaccttagctactagctagataaatagttcgtaagcgcaagcttaggaatcgtaaaagtagttaataaattcttttacgggcgaggggtattactagcgtaattataatcgcaagagctatataaaatactagtaataataattatagaggaggaattcgtattatagaactaggtataggttaatagagcgtataatcgctttaacgaatttaaaaaaagggtaaacgacctagatttcctctttataattactaatagaaatctatcgttataaaaggatataccggggtaaaatatagtactagaagtacgataattaataattctgcctatttcgatctataactcgttattattactaatgcgaaattcggcgccgattagttaataagaaaggaggtagacgacccgaagttactaataatacgtaacgacgtagggttcgtatataaatactaaaaatctaatagcgaatacgaggtaatttatagaccttaaaaagatcttcccaaaagagaaattatactctggggggaagtataaggtcttataaaaaaccctaacgatattttacgattattataaaaaaattaaaattagggaatactaatactatttagtaatatcgtattcgtaaataaagcctctaattattattataaagcggtacgtaatctcgatcgaaacgacttttttaatataattaacgtaatctaaagccgctttaagacttataataagaacctagagctcctatctaagctacgagcgattttttttatatctatagctaggataatagaaggtaaattataagtagagatccttaaagagcttattgatcgaattaataagctagcgaaaacctagctaaataaggggataaataagcaaaaagtcggatatctctatactatagtctagcgtatattaaaaataaaaataaccctatactaagtacttaaaaactacgagacgttCTACTcaaagctaagatctagctttaatattaaaataagaatgccgtactaaacctacctctaagcgtacgacggcccttattaataatattaagtcgatcgaacgtataataagaaaagaaaagaggctagatacggtaattgctagtaaagaggcctagatttattaaataagtaaagatttaacttacgggtagggtaataaaaaaggtaatactatatttataaaaaagataaatattagttaagtaactactcggaggaaaagtatattaaattatacgaatagtataaaaagtcgagggtagtaaatagtaaaactagccctcgtcggtttaactaattctttattatatataagggtagatccggggtatagaacttagcgacagtagctaaagtagcggcttgaagtatatatcccctataagagatttaaaaaataaagaagatctcaccccctatactaacgaattagattacgacgaaatcgaagatattaattactctttttttaccctattagcctctagaggatatacgaggctaaacgaatagaaggtaataaaagctcttaataagcaggcttttatttacggatagtaagggaaggtcccttagataacggatacggaggtagctaaaagggcgaatttaatagggccgaagcctattttcttaacgattaaagagaagacgctatctcttttaatatttaaaaaaaaagaatatagtactaagtaaatctaggggtagctagaggggtcctttttatattacttagatccctcgaatacttagctcgtataggtattttatacgagcgaaaagtacggcttagataatttctataggattattttaaatactagggtatcgtaatagttaactaaagaaaaagggtaattctgggcgctataaaagatcgcgctaataacgcttaatatatcgataataggtattacgaggattagttttagcctaggtaaggaaatcgttactctaggtatagtaaaaataaagacgtacttcggaacgataactttttatattttacttattaataccccatttctcttatatttaaaaaatatagattaactaagtattatattcgataatacgaggaacagaatctctagtaataagtacttcgaggtagttaaacgacgataggggtatacgtttataaagcttattaacgatacgaagtcgattaattacctaacggaaagtgagcttaaaagattatactagagattcgggtacccgtcggttacgaggctatataacctcttaaagtaattaaataataataatatcgaaataggggcgctagagtagttaataaaagtatattattaatactaaataaatacgcagagcctatgtagatttaagtttaaattgcgtaataagcttaactttaactaggaaatcgtcgttaatatcttttacttaaatagtcagctagtactatatataattaacgtagttatatccttctaggtagggtaatttttctaggatttataagcaaagatagtataagtagccctacgaaaaaactagatcgatatatactagggaccgttagacggtattagaaccgacgctagtactagctttaagttagtaaaatttagggataatacgacggcctacggtatatagctaaaagtcgtacccgttaaagcgtactatagtattagaaaggtagagagagtatactagtagttaaaaagggcgtttagaattattaaaaagaaaaatccggattttactaacgacgaatgcctctagatagtacttaaatactataacgatactatagggcctaacggacttatattaacgctattagtatttagagcatatttaagaacgaccttagccttactaccgttactaagtataagctaataagcccgagtaattaaaaaagtaatataggcactgcgcgaggtaagtataaaaaagtaagttaataaggtaattactacgcgcaataggaccgatataggggataatttaaatatattattaaattcggatatacgagtatagcgcgaaattacttaataataggctgggctatataagttaatttttattaacgagcgcttttatatagtcgcgagagattataactagctactcgaagtattaattacggtagttaaaccgtactatatagatcttaacgaggtaatttctaacctataagaagaaaaagagctaggggaaactatataacccgtagcagaggcataggaaattatcctcgacgaaatcgtcgtaatagtactaataaataacgaggaagaggata is a window encoding:
- a CDS encoding alcohol dehydrogenase GroES-like domain-containing protein, coding for MQHSTYASKIQASLQQNNEISSFVTPSTVRMYQIVTGPNPNQLEPSEYGLVHNVGGHQCPQYSDSRTSMVLLPSVSHYEPELNAGRLSYSPSISSTHKLFGPSISSSMTKTSQREKDLSSNRVASRPHLRKPPPRHQKQRHYTILKSSPPLRQKNGRSGNRTQDLPHAKREQPFELLKARARDCPSAGAPHGRPPSPQIPARHSNDTKPEPNEPANKGLCCIMSGPAGSTLQLDYLSKCQGVALRCFALSARRPITAQANETTSLLPSRNTHPDTTAEETETMSSQAFWRVGAIFGATAVGLGAFGAHGLKNRISDPAKIASWSTAAHYQLVHSVAILIARSNPLAAGLFTAGATMFSGSIYALILNPDLKFLGPVTPIGGLALIAGWLALAFTKGRSPTQRNAIDSILVILPTDCSYLTYHSCLYPNHDFDGLTCLTRVPSLAGRPNMEGVAVSLPQPLRLRAAGVTRSALRDIEYRLRTIFFTGFILGMVAFLHRAYSVMTPVQMTTFEPGELAIHTQVTFSATKMTTFSHTISNSSKTIIMTNHQTSRPKTMRAVVWEGKPYEMAVKADIPLPRLEEPEDAIVRITTSAICGTDLHIYHGIMSSAEVPYPVGHEAMGIVEEVGDAVDNLQVGDRVVVFGLPEDGVIDTDNQIFPQLGGFGLGKDFGDLGGLQAEYVRVPFADSSLIKIPKKLSDKEWLFLSDIFPTAWEGLNWSGFQPGDSVAVFGGGPVGLLCAYSAIIRGASLVYVVDHIPQRLAKAASIGAVPINFTKGGASASEQILALRPGGVNRSVDCCGQECVNAELKPQQDYILREAIAVTSVGGGIGIPGVYWAQEKSVGAPNADKMKKNLSLPMSDFWIKALTMKSGIVQGQPTFAALVKLVESGQARPGFIATAEYDLDDAPKAYKRFDKKLEVKVLFRGAGKEGRDDYDWDEDVELKNQGGAGMRRNQIVSSQRSADFNLNVKFPSYLFADPETCPMTCCATSTSCIVAPAFESEVGFAPLTLVELRTWVPPQWDKNRFRDHLAVVIHGDKSLGLISIVFDDSTLHESILYFLQIL
- a CDS encoding glutathione-dependent formaldehyde-activating enzyme gives rise to the protein MGLKGSCMCKAIKYESTGRLARLQHRVNHADKKQRTLKSPPCATAQIAKRYENPNIRTLIKSIHVANELQWSGSAFTSNAVVPRTSFKVTQGEPKFYDITGDSGKNNRHFFCSNCGSSLYTELDLMADVTCIKAGGLDEGKASLEGKPAVEFYCKDRVSYLVDVKGADQKPAFS